A single Tuberibacillus sp. Marseille-P3662 DNA region contains:
- a CDS encoding DnaD domain-containing protein: protein MEQNVLTHLLMNNQLQLPKLLLDYYKQLDLNEEECMLLIHIHRYISDGNTFPTPDELAERMTVTTEQCARHLRHFVQKGLLSLNQSDQQDMYSEEYSLMPLWERIVQLFSQDNQTQQDNQQQMSLYTLFENEFGRPLSPIECETLGMWVDQDQHEPEIIKAALREAVISGKLNFRYIDRILFEWKKQGVKTLEQAKAFGENVRKHYKNKQTMTSHEKKPAMHLPLYNWLESSGGNGR from the coding sequence ATGGAACAAAACGTATTAACTCATTTATTGATGAACAATCAATTGCAGCTCCCCAAGTTATTATTGGATTATTATAAGCAACTCGATTTGAATGAAGAAGAGTGCATGCTTCTTATTCATATCCATCGATATATTAGCGATGGTAATACTTTTCCCACCCCGGACGAGCTAGCTGAACGAATGACTGTAACAACAGAACAATGTGCTCGTCATTTACGGCACTTCGTCCAAAAAGGACTCCTGTCATTGAATCAGTCTGATCAACAAGATATGTATTCAGAAGAATATTCACTTATGCCTTTGTGGGAACGGATCGTTCAACTTTTTAGTCAAGATAATCAAACCCAGCAAGATAACCAACAACAAATGTCCTTATATACATTATTTGAAAATGAATTCGGACGCCCGTTATCCCCCATTGAGTGTGAGACATTAGGCATGTGGGTTGATCAAGATCAGCATGAACCGGAGATTATTAAGGCTGCCTTAAGAGAAGCGGTCATTTCCGGTAAACTCAACTTTCGTTATATTGATCGGATATTATTTGAGTGGAAAAAGCAGGGTGTCAAGACATTAGAACAAGCCAAAGCCTTCGGTGAGAATGTACGCAAACATTATAAAAATAAACAAACAATGACCAGCCATGAAAAAAAACCGGCCATGCATTTACCTTTATATAACTGGTTGGAATCATCAGGTGGAAATGGGAGGTAA